The following are from one region of the Capsicum annuum cultivar UCD-10X-F1 chromosome 1, UCD10Xv1.1, whole genome shotgun sequence genome:
- the LOC107841913 gene encoding BI1-like protein, translated as MYGFTSLNTEDGGIKGDIEEGTLYPGLGYGENQLRWGFIRKVYGILAAQILITTLVSAVTVLYAPINDLLRGSPGLLLFLIFLPFVLLWPLHVYQQRHPLNFVFLGLFTVSLSLTVGVTCANTDGRIVLEALVLTSAVVSALTGYTFWASKKGKDFSFLGPILFTSLFVLILTGFMQMFFPLGSTTSAVYSAMGAIIFCGYIIYDTDNLIKRFTYDEYIWASVTLYLDVLNLFLTILRILRQGDN; from the exons ATGTACGGATTTACGAGCTTGAACACGGAAGATGGAGGAATCAAAGGGGATATAGAGGAAGGAACATTGTATCCAGGTCTTGGATATGGAGAGAATCAATTGCGTTGGGGTTTCATTCGTAAAGTGTATGGTATTCTTGCTGCTCAGATCCTCATCACTACTCTTGTCTCCGCTGTTACCGTTCTTTATGCACCAATCAATGATCTCCTTCGTGGCAGCCCTGGCCTTCTTCTCTTCCTCATTTTCCTTCCTTTCGTCT TGCTGTGGCCCTTGCACGTATATCAGCAGAGGCATCCATTGAATTTTGTTTTCCTTGGCCTCTTCACTGTCTCTTTGAGTCTCACAGTGGGTGTGACGTGTGCTAATACTGATG GAAGAATTGTGCTTGAAGCTTTGGTCTTGACATCAGCTGTAGTTTCAGCCCTGACCGGATACACATTCTGGGCTTCTAAGAAGGGCAAGGACTTCAGCTTCCTGGGTCCAATACTGTTTACTAGCCTCTTTGTACTTATCCTGACTGGATTTATGCAG ATGTTCTTCCCTCTTGGATCTACAACTAGTGCTGTTTACAGCGCAATGGGTGCTATAATTTTCTGCGGATACATCATTTATGACACAGACAACCTGATTAAGAGGTTCACATATGATGAATACATCTGGGCATCTGTCACTCTGTACCTGGATGTTCTGAACCTGTTCTTGACCATTCTGCGCATTCTGAGGCAGGGAGACAACTAA
- the LOC107841924 gene encoding BSD domain-containing protein 1 codes for MDFFKSVFADDPEISETENAPTVSPNPNPIPNPDIPAISNAWSFGSTLFRTIASKSESVVQNYRRDIEEFSSGLKKETATIREVASRAVKDLPARFESGAAVAQESLESVGQAIDNIGSTVSEIIAHGKESILVNNDSDSELSENSSRSLEQSLNLNAKPYSRIDATIRAIQCDVKTYCDEPEDMIDYNEWKLGFVLEEMNGEIEDLIKENGVIDEIYSEVVPSRVDQESFWSRYFYKAYRIRKADEARARLVKRAISGEEEEELSWDVDDEDKEDTEGWSSRVATENVAKEEIEKKMDSLQVEDRGRRSVSGEDEKEIALETTSDGGAGRVDDAESKGDRGSSEGKNDNSDFSVVSSQLSFREGDDLGWDEIEDIASGDEIKVPERMSPSKDDLRKRLSAAEDEEELSWDVEDDDDEAAKS; via the coding sequence ATGGATTTCTTCAAATCCGTATTCGCCGACGATCCAGAAATTTCCGAGACCGAAAATGCCCCTACAGTATCTCCAAACCCTAACCCTATCCCTAACCCTGATATTCCAGCGATATCGAACGCATGGAGTTTTGGTTCAACGCTGTTCAGAACTATAGCATCGAAATCCGAATCCGTTGTTCAGAACTACCGCCGCGATATCGAGGAGTTCAGCTCCGGTTTGAAGAAGGAAACGGCTACAATCCGTGAAGTAGCTAGCCGAGCCGTTAAGGACTTGCCGGCTCGCTTTGAATCTGGCGCCGCCGTTGCGCAGGAATCGCTTGAATCGGTTGGTCAAGCTATTGATAATATCGGCTCAACTGTATCGGAGATTATTGCTCATGGTAAGGAGTCGATCCTTGTTAATAATGATTCTGACAGTGAATTATCTGAAAATAGTAGTAGGAGTTTAGAGCAAAGTTTAAACTTAAATGCCAAACCTTATAGTAGAATTGATGCTACAATTAGAGCAATTCAGTGCGATGTGAAAACGTATTGCGATGAGCCAGAGGATATGATTGATTATAATGAATGGAAATTAGGATTTGTATTAGAGGAGATGAATGGGGAAATTGAGGATTTGATTAAGGAAAATGGTGTAATAGATGAGATTTATAGTGAGGTAGTTCCGAGTAGGGTTGATCAGGAAAGTTTCTGGAGTCGTTATTTTTACAAGGCTTATAGAATAAGGAAAGCTGATGAAGCAAGGGCAAGGCTTGTGAAGAGGGCGATCTCAGGTGAGGAAGAAGAGGAATTGAGTTGGGATGTTGACGATGAAGATAAGGAGGATACGGAAGGGTGGAGTAGCCGTGTTGCAACTGAAAATGTAGCAAAGGAAGAGATCGAGAAGAAAATGGATAGTTTACAGGTTGAGGATAGGGGTAGGAGATCGGTAAGTGGAGAAGATGAGAAAGAAATAGCTTTGGAGACTACAAGTGATGGTGGGGCTGGGAGAGTAGATGATGCTGAATCAAAAGGTGATAGGGGGAGTTCAGAAGGCAAGAATGATAATAGTGATTTTTCAGTTGTTTCCAGCCAATTGTCTTTTCGCGAGGGAGATGATCTTGGGTGGGATGAGATTGAAGATATTGCAAGTGGTGATGAGATCAAGGTGCCCGAGAGAATGAGCCCAAGCAAAGATGATTTGAGGAAGCGTTTGAGTGCTGCAGAGGACGAGGAAGAGTTATCATGGGATGtcgaggatgatgatgatgaagctgCCAAATCATGA